The Chloroflexi bacterium ADurb.Bin180 genome includes a window with the following:
- the csiR gene encoding HTH-type transcriptional repressor CsiR yields MKMIVGQMSTEASIDQIIRPPTLTKAVAANLRDAILRGKLAPGHALREEELSSNMGVSRGTVREALRLLREEGLVEVFTHRGVYVTQISCEKAHEVYTLRALLEPYAVRVALQRHAYRPHDLAQLQETVHKLGEYERLGDILSEIRTDQEFHTQICAPCKHQLLLSIQESLQSLMSLFMLSTKIYHADPYNNEEQHQEVLDALLTGIPERGEMVLRQHIERSGESLLRRIKEVTAAQSPV; encoded by the coding sequence ATGAAGATGATTGTAGGACAAATGTCGACTGAAGCATCGATTGACCAGATCATTCGTCCCCCTACTCTGACCAAAGCAGTGGCCGCCAACCTGCGCGACGCCATTCTGCGCGGCAAGCTGGCGCCCGGCCACGCGCTGCGCGAGGAAGAGCTCAGCAGCAACATGGGCGTGTCTCGCGGCACGGTGCGTGAGGCGCTGCGACTGTTGCGCGAAGAGGGGTTGGTGGAAGTATTCACCCATCGCGGCGTCTATGTGACCCAGATTTCGTGCGAAAAGGCCCACGAGGTTTATACCCTGCGCGCCCTTCTCGAGCCTTACGCGGTGCGCGTGGCCCTACAGCGGCATGCTTACCGCCCCCACGACCTGGCTCAGCTGCAAGAGACCGTGCACAAGCTGGGCGAATACGAGCGGTTGGGCGACATCCTGTCCGAGATCAGAACCGATCAAGAGTTCCACACGCAAATCTGCGCTCCATGCAAGCACCAGCTGCTGCTGAGCATCCAGGAGAGCTTGCAGTCGCTGATGAGTCTGTTCATGCTCAGCACCAAGATCTACCACGCTGATCCGTACAACAACGAGGAACAGCACCAGGAAGTACTCGACGCGCTGCTGACCGGTATTCCGGAGCGCGGCGAAATGGTCCTGCGACAGCACATCGAGCGGTCCGGCGAGTCGCTGCTGAGACGCATCAAGGAAGTGACCGCGGCCC